In the genome of Bremerella sp. P1, the window GTAGTTCTTGGTCGCAAAGCCATCGAGACCGGCCAACACCACAATCCGCAGCAGCAGCAGGGAAACGCAGGCCCAGTAAAGAACGTAGAGGATATTCACCGGGATGACATTGCTGAACAGAAAGGCCACGGCAATCAGCACGATCGTGTGGGTCACCTTCGTTCGCCGACGCACCTGCGAAAAAAGGAACTCGCGTTTGCGGTCGTCCCAGTCGGTGTGCTTTTCGATCATCTTGATCGTATGCTGATGCTGCGTATGCATCATCCACGCGACAATGATCAAGACGAAAGCAATGAGTGATGTGGCGAAGAGCATGTACGAGTGCCTGCCCGGTGCGAGTACGGCGTAATTATTCGACTTCTTGCAGCCAGGTTAGCACCACTTTCCCAACTTTGGCCAGGGAGGCGGCCGAACAGTTCTCAGGCACGTCCTGCTGCGTATGCCAATATTTTGGTCCATAGCCCGGACTTGGGAAGTCGAAATCGATAATATCGATGATCGGAATCCCGCCGATATCGTGCAAGGGGACATGGTCGTCATTGATCGTATGTCGTGGCCTGCGAACGAATTCCGGAATATTCAGCCGGTTTGCCACGCGCCAGATATCAATCACCAACGGTCGGGTATCTTTCCAGGACAGGCTGTTGCGTTCCTGGTAAATCTGCAGATCCTTGTCGCCCACCATGTCGAGCAGAATGCCCCACTTGTACTGAAAATTGATGTCGGCGCTACGATATTTCTGGGCGAGATAGGTAGACCCGAGAAAGAACGGATCGCGTTCCTTATCGAAGATGAACTCTTCCGCATCAAGAAAGACCACGTCGATACCGTACTTGGTATCGAGCTGGCCCAGGTGCCGAGTCAACTCCATCAGTGCCGCGGCACCACTAGCTCCGTCGTTGGCCCCCAGGAACGGGGCCTTCGGGTTATCTGGGTCTTCGTCGGCGTAAGGACGAGTATCGTAGTGGCAACAAAGCAAGATTCGCTCGGTTCGATCAGGATGAAAGCGACCGAACAGGTTAGTAAGCGTGACCGGCTGACCTGTTTCCGGATGACGAACTTCCCACGACTGCTTCACCACCGTGGCCCCGTGCTGGGACAGGTGATCCTCGATCATCTGTTGTTGTTTCTGCATCGCAGGGCTACCGCTGACGCGCGGCCCCAGGGCACAGATATCTTTCAGATGCTCGTACGCTTTCTCCCCGTCAAAGGGAAGGTATCGCGAGAGGTCCTCGGGTCCGTTCACGTTCGCGGCCGGAGGTGCCGGATCGCCGCCACTGTTGAGCGCGAGCATCACGACAATCGCGATCACGCCGATCATTCCAGCGACGAGCGTACTCCAAAGTGGGATCCGTTGTTCTTGCTGATCGGACGGCAAAGTGAGGCTCGGTTGGGGCACAGAAAAAGTCCAGGTTACGCAGCTTTAGGATGCCGCATATTGAGCAAGATGTCTACCTGACTCAGGACGTCCACCGTCGGAATTGCCTGCATTGCCTCGTTTCCGGCCCGGCGTCGTTTACGGCAGGAAAGGGGATCGTGCATGTTTTGGATGGTCCGGTGGATGCCGCGACAAGGACTATAGTACTCTGCCTTGGTCACGCCGAACAAGGAAATGGTAGGCGTTTCGAGTGCTACGCCGAAGTGCAAAGGCCCCGTATCACCGCTGACAAGCAGCTTGGCGTGACGGATCGTTTCTTTCATCTCCGCGATCGACATTTTGGGCAGAATCGTGACGCTATGCGGGGCGATCGAACGAGCCGTTTCGGCAGCCTGTTTGGCGTATTCGAACTCCTTGTCGCTTCCCCACAGCAGCAGACTCGGTATCTCGTACCGCATGAACAGGTCTGCCGCCACCTCGCCAAAGCGGGCCGGGACCCATGTTTTCGAGTACCACCCGGCACCCACGTTCAACACCGCATAGCGATCGCTCGAGATGACCGGCACTCGGCTGGCGATGGCCTGGTGGGCGACTTGGTCGTAGGGCATCTGAAACTCAAGGGCCGGCTTCGTGATTCCCAGCGGCTCGAGCAGTTCCAGGTAGCGCTCGGCAATATATTTCGCGGAAGGAGCGATTCGCGTACCTGCCAGGTTGGGGGCAATTTCGCGAGATTGTCCTCGCGTGAAGGTGATCTGTTGCGTCCGCCCGGACAGCCATCCAGCTACCGCACTCTTGGTCAGACCTTGTACATCAAGCACGATCTCGAACTTATGTCGCGAAAGGGCACGCCGCAATCGATTGATTTCGACCGGCTTGGTGAGCCAGCCTTTTTCGACGGTAAACAGGAAGTTGAGATCGGTCCGATCCGCGAGTACCTTTGAGGCCGCCGGCTCGGCAACCCAGCCAATTTGAGCCGCGGGATAAGCCTTTCGCAGCGCACACAGCACTGGTAGCGTAAGGACGGTATCTCCCAGAGCACTAAGGCGAGTGATAAGAATGCGTGGGGCAGGTGATAGCATGGGCTTCGACAACTCCTTTTGTCGCGTGCCAGTTCAGGCGGCACGGATGCGGAGCGTATCGTAGGGGCAATCGACCTGCGGTGGCAATAGAGGTTCGGCCGTCATCCGCTTATTAATAGATTTCGCGGAGCTGCCACTTTCCGAGGGTCACGTCCAACTCTTTGGTCTCCGTCCCTCGAACGGCGATCATTTTCACCTTGTCGCCTGCTTTCTTATCTTGCAGCAACTCGATCAAGTGCATGAACCCTTGGACCTTCACCCCGTTGACTTCCACCACGGTGTCGCCGCCACGCAGGCCAGCTTTGTAGGCACCCGTATCCTGGTCGACACTCTGCACAACGCATGGGCCCCGATTACCATCGCTGGGACCACGCACACCGAGAAAACCACCGCTACGGAACTTGAGTCCATCCGGCAGCACGCCTGGCAGCGCCGAGCGAATTCGCTCCTGCTCGGCGACGTCCTTGAAGACCTCTTTGCCGTCGACCACCATGCCAAACATTTCCACATGATGCAGCGAAGTCATCTTCTTCAGCAGGGGAGCCGGCGACGACTTCAAATTCAAATAGTACAGCCGCAGCCAATCGATCTTATGCATGATTGGTTCCAACTCGCGCAGCATTTCGATATCGACAGGGCCATCTTTGATCGTCATCAGATGAACGTTGGGCATCTTGGCGATCTCGGCAAACCAATCCGCCGTGATTTTATCGTTTTCGATCTGTACGTCTTCAATGAAGCCCAGGTGCTGCAAGTAGTGAAGTTCCTTGGCCGAGCCGGTGTAGTCGTTGGTAATCCAAATCCCAGGCCCTTCATCCAGCGTCTGAAACCCTTGCTGCGGGGCGTAACTGGTGAACTTCACTCCCAGGCCGCTCAGAATACGAATCGCACGTTCGCGTTGAAGTGGCTCGATTCGCTTGAGCACATCGCCGGCATAGGCGCCGACACGATCGTTCTCGGTCGCCGCGACCAGGGCCAGCTTGGCACTTGCTTCGATCTCGGTCTCGATATCATCCCCAATGGCAAATGCCCGCAGCACGTGGATACAACGAAAGGCCTTTTCCAGACTGCCGGATCGCACCGCATCGGCCAAAGGTCCAATGGCAGCCTGGTGGGCACCAATCAGTTTCTGCGTCGCATTTTCGCGCAAGAGAAACTTGTCGCTGTCGAGCTGATCGATCCACGACGTGATCTCCGCCGAGGTCGGTGGCTGTTTGGCTGGAGCTCCCTCAGAGGGCTCGGCCCCGTAGGCAGCCGGCGCAAGCATCATGCCGCCCCAAATCAGGCAACCCAACAGACTTAGTGTTCGACAACGTGTCACGAGCGATCTCGGTTTAGGGGACGACGACAGATGAGGCATGTTCTGCTATTGTGGGAAGATATGGCCAATTATTCCAGGGCAAAACCAATTTCCCGCCCCTTGCATAATCTCTGTTGATCAACATGACCGCTGCCGATCTGGCCTCATTTCAATATAGCTTGCTCGACTTCGGCTCGGGTCGAAAGTTAGAACAATTCGGATCGGTCGTTCTCGATCGGTATTCTCCGTCTGCCGAAGGATTTAAGGCCACCAAGCCCAATCTCTGGTCGCAGGCCATCGCCAAGTACGTACGCCGAACCGAAACCCAGGGCGACTGGCTCGACGCCGACCGCTTGCCTGCCACTTGGGAAGTTACCGCCGGTCCGCTGAAATTTCGCTTGAAAACAACCAAGTTCGGTCACTTGGGTCTCTTCCCCGAACAGTTTGCCAACTGGAAGTGGCTAACGCAAACCTGCCAGGAAAGCTCACGCCCGCTGCGAATACTCAACTTGTTCGCCTATACCGGTGGGTCTTCGCTGGCATGTGCTTTGGGAGGAGCCGAAGTCACGCATGTCGATGCGGCCGCCAACGTGGTGAAATGGGCGCGAGCCAACGCCGAGCTTTCCGACATGGCCGACGCCCCCATTCGCTGGATCACCGAAGATGCCCGCAAGTTCGTCAAACGCGAAATCAAACGGGGCAACACGTACGACGGCGTCATCCTCGATCCGCCCAGCTATGGTCACGGATCGAAGGGGGAAGTCTGGCGTATCAGCAAACACCTTCCGCTGTTGATGGGCTACCTGAACGAGCTTCTGGCCGAAGATCCCAAGCTGGTTCTGCTGACCTGCCATTCGCCAGGCTACGAAGACGACACGCTCCAGCATATGATCGACGAAGCGTTTCCCAGCATTTCCCGCCGGCAGATTGAAGCCGGACCGTTGACCATCCCCGATCGCAACGGACGCCACCTGCCCAGCGGGTACTACGCGAGTTTTGCCAACGTCTAGGAGAAACTCACTATGGAAATCATCCGTTCGCTCCAAAACGCTCAGATCAAATCGGCTGTAAAGCTTCGTGACCGACGTGGCCGCGCGCAGCAGGGACGCACCGTGATTGATGGCCTCCGCGAAATTCGCCGTGCTCTTCAATCAGGCTTTCCGATCGAAACGATCTTCGTCTTTCCAGAAGCCATCTCCGGTCCTGAGTCTGCCTACTTTGAACAAGTTCTGACCGACTACGACGACATCCCGATCGTGCACGTGACGCGCGAAGTCATGGAGAAACTGGCCTTCGGTCAACGCGTCGAAGGAGCGGTTGCCGTCGCGAAGATTGCAGAGAAAAAGCTTGCCGACGTTGTTCTTCCCGAATGCCCGCTGGTCGTCGTCATCGAACAGGTCGAGAAGCCGGGCAATGTTGGAGCCATCTTGCGAACGATGGACGCCGTAGGAGCGGATGTCTTGATTTCAGCGGACGGTCGCACCGATTTGTTCAACCCCAACGCGATTCGCGCCAGCCTGGGTACGATCTTTTCGGCAACCGTCGTCGATGCGACCTCGGAAGAGACGATCGCGTTTCTGAAGGACAACCAGTTCCAAATCTATGCCGCCCGCGTCGATGGGTCGGTACCCTATACCACGGTCGACATGAAACAGGCCACCGCGCTGGTGCTGGGCAGCGAAGCCCACGGCTTGAGTGACAAATGGCACCAGGCAGGGATCGTCAATATCCACCTGCCGATGCAGGGCATTGCAGACAGTTTGAACGTCTCGACCACCGCGGCTGTTCTCCTGTATGAGACGCTGCGGCAGCGGACTTCACCTTAGCCCTGCGTCTGAATCATCGCGGCCTTGAGCGTATTCTCCATCAGCATCGTGACGGTCAGCCTTCCGACGCCGCCGGGCACCGGGGTCACAGCTCCTGCAACCTCCAGCAGCGCGTCGTAGTCGACATCGCCGCAGAGACCATCTTCGGTGCGGTTGATGCCCACATCCACAACCACCGCACCTGGCTTGACCATGTCGGCGGTCACAAACTTGGCGACGCCGATCGCGGCCACCAAAATGTCGGCCTGAAGAGTCAGTTCCTTCAGATTCGGTGTGCGGCTATGGGCAACGGTAACCGTCGCATTCGCGTAGTCGGAACCGCACGTCTCGCTGGTTCGCTGCATGAGCATTAACGCCAACGGCTTGCCGACAATATCGCTGCGGCCAAGAATTACTACGTTCTTCCCGGCGGTCGGCAGATCGAAGTGCTTCAAAATCTGGACGACACCATGCGGCGTACACGGCAAAAAGTTGGGTCGTCCCTGAGAAAGTAGACCGACGTTGCTGGGATGAAAACAGTCGACATCCTTCCGAGGATCGATCGCATCCAACACCTCGGAGGCATCCAGATGCTTCGGAAGCGGCAGCTGAACCAATATGCCGCTGACACTGTCGTCTTGGTTAAGCTGCTCGACCAAGGCCAGAAGTTCCGCTTGCGTAATGTCGTCTGGCTTACGGAAAAGTTGGCTCGTCATGCCTACCTTTTGACAGGCCCGTTCCTTGTTTCGCACGTAAACCTGGCTGGCCGGGTCTTCCCCAACCAAAACCGCTGCCAAACAAGGAGTTACGCCCGTTTTTGCCTTGAACTGTTCAACCCGCTGGGCGATATCGTCTTGCAAAGCGGCGGAGACCGTTTTTCCATCCAGAATCGTCGCAGTCACAGGGAACCTCGCTAGGTCAGGTGTCAGGCACATGGGAGAGAACGGGACCCATTTTATAAGCCGACACCCCCGCGCAAACTACCACCTTAAAGCGATTCCGGTCCCTTCGCCCCACTCATCAGGGGACAGGTTACCGATGCCCAGTGTTAACTTGGGCAATATCGATCAGCGAATCAGCGTCAAATTGACGCATTACGAAGAATTGAAGGAATGTGTATATTAGGCGCGTTGTCCCCCGTTTTGGCCGGATTGCCTAAGACTGGGGACTTTCAGCGTGCCGAAGTACTGTATTTTCGCAGGCCAATCCTCCTGCCACCTACTTACCCACAATAACTTAGCTCTATGGCTTCCACTGATAACAAGCTGAGCCCGGTTGAGGGCATCAAAGACGAAAGCAACTACCTTCGCGGCAACATCGAAGCTGAATTCGCGGACGGAACCGACCATTTCAGCAAAGAGAGCATCCAGCTGATCAAACACTTCGGGATGTATCAGCAAGATGACCGCGACGCTCGAGCAGCGAACCGAGCCAAAGGTGGTGGCAAAGATTACATCATGATGATCCGCACCCGGCTGCCGGCTGGTCTTCTGACCGGCAAGCAGTTGATGGAAGAGCTGGATCTGTGCGACGACATCGGCAACGGCACTCTCCGCATCACCAGCCGTCAGGCCACGCAGTTCCACGGCATCCAGAAGGGTGACGTGCGTCAGTTGATGCAGCGTATGAAGGGCGTCGGTCTCACCACGCTCGGTGCTTGCGGCGACGTCAACCGAAACGTCATGTGCTGCCCGGCTCCGTTCAAGAACAACCAGCTGCACGACCAGATCCAACAGACGTCGTTTGCCATCGCGGACCACTTTGCTCCACGCACGGGTGCCTACCGCGAGATCTTCCTGCAAGATCCGGAAACCGGCGAGAAGACTCGCGTCGACGAGAACGGCAACGAAATCGTTGAACCGATCTACGGCAAGCATTACCTGCCGCGTAAGTTCAAGATGGGCATCTGCCTGCCGGAAGACAACTGCATCGATGTCTACACCCAGGACCTGGGCATGATCGCCATCCACGAAGGTGGCAAGATCCTCGGTTACAACATCCTGGTTGGTGGCGGCATGGGCCGCACGCCAAGTGCCGACAAGACCTACCCAGCACTGGGCATGAAGCTGACCTACGTTTCGCCAGAAGACCTGATCGGTGTCTGCGAAGCCGTCGTCAAGGTTCAGCGCGACTTTGGTAACCGGGAAGACCGCAAGGTTGCTCGCTTGAAGTACACCGTCCGCAACATGGGTCTTCCGGAGTTCAAGAAGAAGGTCGAAGAATACTTCGGTCGTGAACTCCCAGAACCACACGAAGCGGACGTTACCGACTTCGACGACCACAAAGGCTGGTCGGCCCAGGGAGACGGCAAGTGGTTCTATGGCCTCAATGTCGAGAACGGCCGTATCGCCGACTTCGACGATTGCAAGCTGAAGACCGCCATTCGTGAAGTCTGCACGACCCTCAACCCAGGCATCCACTTCACCGGCCATCAAGACATCATCTTTAGCGACATCGCCGAAGAAGATAAGTCGAAGCTGGAAGAGATCCTGAAGAAGCACAACGTCGTGCTGACCGAAGAGATCAGCAACACGCTGCGTTGGTCGATGGCTTGTGTCGCGTGGCCAACGTGTGGTCTTTCGATTACCGAAAGCGAACGGGCCCTGCCTGGCATGGTCGATGACCTGGAGAAGGAAGTCGCCAAGCTCGGTCTGCAGGACGAGAAGTTCACCCTGCGAATGACCGGTTGCCCCAACGGCTGTGCTCGCCCCTACAACAGCGACATCGGCCTGGTCGGACGTGCCAAGGAAAAGTACACGATGTTCCTCGGCGGCCGCCTGCTCGGTAACCGCTTGAGCTACATCTATAAAGACATGGTCCCTGCCGA includes:
- a CDS encoding glycosyltransferase family 9 protein translates to MLSPAPRILITRLSALGDTVLTLPVLCALRKAYPAAQIGWVAEPAASKVLADRTDLNFLFTVEKGWLTKPVEINRLRRALSRHKFEIVLDVQGLTKSAVAGWLSGRTQQITFTRGQSREIAPNLAGTRIAPSAKYIAERYLELLEPLGITKPALEFQMPYDQVAHQAIASRVPVISSDRYAVLNVGAGWYSKTWVPARFGEVAADLFMRYEIPSLLLWGSDKEFEYAKQAAETARSIAPHSVTILPKMSIAEMKETIRHAKLLVSGDTGPLHFGVALETPTISLFGVTKAEYYSPCRGIHRTIQNMHDPLSCRKRRRAGNEAMQAIPTVDVLSQVDILLNMRHPKAA
- the folD gene encoding bifunctional methylenetetrahydrofolate dehydrogenase/methenyltetrahydrofolate cyclohydrolase FolD: MTATILDGKTVSAALQDDIAQRVEQFKAKTGVTPCLAAVLVGEDPASQVYVRNKERACQKVGMTSQLFRKPDDITQAELLALVEQLNQDDSVSGILVQLPLPKHLDASEVLDAIDPRKDVDCFHPSNVGLLSQGRPNFLPCTPHGVVQILKHFDLPTAGKNVVILGRSDIVGKPLALMLMQRTSETCGSDYANATVTVAHSRTPNLKELTLQADILVAAIGVAKFVTADMVKPGAVVVDVGINRTEDGLCGDVDYDALLEVAGAVTPVPGGVGRLTVTMLMENTLKAAMIQTQG
- a CDS encoding M28 family peptidase, with translation MPQPSLTLPSDQQEQRIPLWSTLVAGMIGVIAIVVMLALNSGGDPAPPAANVNGPEDLSRYLPFDGEKAYEHLKDICALGPRVSGSPAMQKQQQMIEDHLSQHGATVVKQSWEVRHPETGQPVTLTNLFGRFHPDRTERILLCCHYDTRPYADEDPDNPKAPFLGANDGASGAAALMELTRHLGQLDTKYGIDVVFLDAEEFIFDKERDPFFLGSTYLAQKYRSADINFQYKWGILLDMVGDKDLQIYQERNSLSWKDTRPLVIDIWRVANRLNIPEFVRRPRHTINDDHVPLHDIGGIPIIDIIDFDFPSPGYGPKYWHTQQDVPENCSAASLAKVGKVVLTWLQEVE
- a CDS encoding NADPH-dependent assimilatory sulfite reductase hemoprotein subunit, coding for MASTDNKLSPVEGIKDESNYLRGNIEAEFADGTDHFSKESIQLIKHFGMYQQDDRDARAANRAKGGGKDYIMMIRTRLPAGLLTGKQLMEELDLCDDIGNGTLRITSRQATQFHGIQKGDVRQLMQRMKGVGLTTLGACGDVNRNVMCCPAPFKNNQLHDQIQQTSFAIADHFAPRTGAYREIFLQDPETGEKTRVDENGNEIVEPIYGKHYLPRKFKMGICLPEDNCIDVYTQDLGMIAIHEGGKILGYNILVGGGMGRTPSADKTYPALGMKLTYVSPEDLIGVCEAVVKVQRDFGNREDRKVARLKYTVRNMGLPEFKKKVEEYFGRELPEPHEADVTDFDDHKGWSAQGDGKWFYGLNVENGRIADFDDCKLKTAIREVCTTLNPGIHFTGHQDIIFSDIAEEDKSKLEEILKKHNVVLTEEISNTLRWSMACVAWPTCGLSITESERALPGMVDDLEKEVAKLGLQDEKFTLRMTGCPNGCARPYNSDIGLVGRAKEKYTMFLGGRLLGNRLSYIYKDMVPADEVVPELVKVFTVFKEQRNEGESLGDFCDRLGQEKLLEATGG
- a CDS encoding class I SAM-dependent methyltransferase; translation: MTAADLASFQYSLLDFGSGRKLEQFGSVVLDRYSPSAEGFKATKPNLWSQAIAKYVRRTETQGDWLDADRLPATWEVTAGPLKFRLKTTKFGHLGLFPEQFANWKWLTQTCQESSRPLRILNLFAYTGGSSLACALGGAEVTHVDAAANVVKWARANAELSDMADAPIRWITEDARKFVKREIKRGNTYDGVILDPPSYGHGSKGEVWRISKHLPLLMGYLNELLAEDPKLVLLTCHSPGYEDDTLQHMIDEAFPSISRRQIEAGPLTIPDRNGRHLPSGYYASFANV
- a CDS encoding TrmH family RNA methyltransferase codes for the protein MEIIRSLQNAQIKSAVKLRDRRGRAQQGRTVIDGLREIRRALQSGFPIETIFVFPEAISGPESAYFEQVLTDYDDIPIVHVTREVMEKLAFGQRVEGAVAVAKIAEKKLADVVLPECPLVVVIEQVEKPGNVGAILRTMDAVGADVLISADGRTDLFNPNAIRASLGTIFSATVVDATSEETIAFLKDNQFQIYAARVDGSVPYTTVDMKQATALVLGSEAHGLSDKWHQAGIVNIHLPMQGIADSLNVSTTAAVLLYETLRQRTSP
- a CDS encoding PDZ domain-containing protein — translated: MTRCRTLSLLGCLIWGGMMLAPAAYGAEPSEGAPAKQPPTSAEITSWIDQLDSDKFLLRENATQKLIGAHQAAIGPLADAVRSGSLEKAFRCIHVLRAFAIGDDIETEIEASAKLALVAATENDRVGAYAGDVLKRIEPLQRERAIRILSGLGVKFTSYAPQQGFQTLDEGPGIWITNDYTGSAKELHYLQHLGFIEDVQIENDKITADWFAEIAKMPNVHLMTIKDGPVDIEMLRELEPIMHKIDWLRLYYLNLKSSPAPLLKKMTSLHHVEMFGMVVDGKEVFKDVAEQERIRSALPGVLPDGLKFRSGGFLGVRGPSDGNRGPCVVQSVDQDTGAYKAGLRGGDTVVEVNGVKVQGFMHLIELLQDKKAGDKVKMIAVRGTETKELDVTLGKWQLREIY